The genomic window TGGATATGCCCAGCAATATCTCTACTATAGTATCAGAGAAGAGTATGGTAGAAAATGGTAGTAGGTTTAGGCTTCAATCTATCTACTTATTTCTCTTTTTCTTATTATCGGCGGGTTTCTTTGAAGATTTAGAAGTTGATGTCCTAGAACTAGAGGGTGTATTTTTTGCTGTTTTGGCGGATGTCCTAGAACTAGAGGGTGTATTTTTTGCTGTTTTGGCGGATGTCCTAGAACTAGAGGGTGTATTTTTTGCTGTTTTGGTTGTAACATTTTTCTCTATTTTTAGTATTCTTTTATTCATTTCCTTGAGTAAAGATTGAGTCTGTTTAATAGATACGGACTGCTTTTCAATAGAATTGAGACCCTTTTGTAATGGTTGAGTTACTTTTTGTATCTTTTGAATCTCTTTAAACAGTCTATCCACATTCTTATTAATGATCTCCAAGTTTTTAGTTATAGGAGTTAAATCAATATCCCTATGATCAGAACTCTTTTTCATCGTCTCCTTTCTATTTGTGCGATCTGATTTTCCCTCTTCCTCTTCATCCTCTTCATCTTCCTCCTCCTCTTCCTCCTCTTCATCCTCTTCATCCTCTTCATCCTCTTCCTCTTCATCATCCTCTTCTAATTCTAATTCTTCTTCCTCTTCATCATCCTCTTCTAATTCTTTTTCTTCTTCTTTTTCTAATTCTTCTTTTTTATCTTCGTTATTATCTAAATTATCAGATTTTGGAGTGTCATCATCTGGAGATAGAACGCGATCATCAGCAGCTGCTATTATTTTCTCTTTTTTATTAATAACAATAGGAAAATATTGAATTTCTAAAGACATATCAGACATATCTATACAGTGAAATAAAATACCAAATATTAAAACTGATCTCTACAAAATATTACAAAGTAATAAAAAAATACTAGCTAACTTATTGGTTTCAATTCCTCCGTAAAAGTACTGTAAATAGACAATGCTTCTTCTTCGCTTTTCGCTCCCACAATCGTGGCAGCTCCACTGGTAAGGAAGCTAATAAGTAGTTGATTTTGAAAGGACACTGTTACGCCCAAATTGCCTTTTGATTTCAATATATATCCATTAGATTCGGCGATTTTCAAAATGTTTGATAAATCAACCTCGTTTGTAATTTGGGCCGGGGTAACAGTATACGTTCTCTTGCCTCGATCTCTTCCACATAATTCTTCTACCATTATAGATGGTATTTTGATATCTTTTTGTTCAACATGTAATCCACAGGAAGGACATTCATCATGTCTATTCATTTGAATTTTATCAAAAACTAAATCATTTAGATCTACGTATAATAATTTATTGACTAATGATGGTTGCTGTCCAATTGCGATTTTTACTGCTTCAGATACCTGAATTCCCGACACAAGATAAAGAATTGACGGATGTACTCCCTCAGTGCTACAAGTTGGCATTTCATCCTCAGACAATTCAGGAAAGATGCATCTAAGACAAGCACTCTGATGGGGGAGAATAGTACAGACTGAACCAACCATTCCAAGAGCTCCAGCATAAATAAAGGGTATGCCTAGTCTTAAGCAAGCATCGTTTAGAGCATATCTAGCATCGATACTATCCAAAGCATCAATAACTATGTCATATCCTTTAATAATTTTTTCAGCGGTAAATTTAGTAACAGAAATAGGAATAGCTTCTATTTTAACACTAGGATTCATTTTCTGTAAACGTTCTAAGGCAGCTTCAACTTTTACCTTTCCTATATCTGCATCAGTGTACAAATGTTGTCTGTGAAGATTAGAGATCTCTATTACATCTCTGTCAACTATTCGAATCTCTCCTATTCCCATTCCAACTAATTGAGCTAAAACCGGGTTTCCTATTCCTCCTGCACCGACAACACATATTTTTGTATCTTTGAGTTTTTCCATCCCGATATAGCCAATTTCCTCGAGCATAATTTGCCTCGAATATCTCAACATATCTTGATTGGTTATTTCAGCTCCACCGGCAACTGCGGGTAGAATATAAATAGAATCGCCTTCTTTCAAAACTGAACCCATCCCTGCATTGTTAAAACGCATATTTTTTCCATTGATATAAATATTAATTAATGCTTTAGGCTTTCCATTAATGTCTATAACTCTACGTTTAAAATCATCACCCATAATACCGGATACAATGTTGAATGCTTCATCTAAAGTTGAAGCATCAATAGACATTTTTTTTTCTCCTGCGCCTTTGTTTAAAACTGATGGAACAACAAATTCTATTGTGGTCAATTTATAATTAACACCGTAATTTTTCGATTTATATCCGTTTGTTCAATGCATCATTGCGGAAACTAACCTGATATCAGGTTTTACTGAACTAGGAGTAGGAAGAAGATCAGCAATAGATTCGGTAGCTTTAAGTCCGTTACCAGTAACATAACATACTATATTTTCGTCTTTATCGATTTTATTTTCCTCTATTAGTTTCTTTAAAACACCTACTGCCACACCACCAGCAGGTTCGGTGAATATTCCTTCGGATTTTGCAAGCAATAAAATGGCATTCTTAATTTCAGAATCAGTAACTTTCTCCCCTATTCCATTAAATTGTCTTAGACGTTTTAGTACATATAATCCGTCACCAGGATCCCCTATTGCTAAGCTTTTTGCAACAGTCTTAGGTTTCTCCACGGGTATAATTTCATTAGATCTATTCTTATAAGCATCAACAATAGGTGCACATCCATTGGGTTGGGCAGCAATTATCCTTAAATTAGAAATATCAGAAATTAATCCTAGATTCATTATTTCTTCAAATCCCTTACAAATGGCATTTAACATAGCTCCACTTCCTACTGGAATTACTAGCACATCAGGTACGGTCCAATTCAATTGTTCCAATACTTCAAACGCTAGTGTTTTAGAGCCTTCGACGTAATATGGTCGCATATTTATATTTACAATTCCATAACCATTAGAATCTCCAATTACTGAAGCAATCCTATTAGCATCGTCATAGGTACCATCTACCGCTACAAATTTGCCTCCATATGACAAAGCTTGTACGATTTTAACATCTTCTATGTCAGAGGGTGCGAAAATGTAACAAGGTAAATTTGCCTTTGCTGCATGAGCGGCAGTAGCAGATGCGAGATTTCCAGTAGATGCACAACCCACGGCAGATAAATTCATCTCTTTAGCTTTTGATACTGCAACCCCTGCTGGCCTATCCTTAAAAGAGAAAGTTGGATTTACAGAATCGTTTTTAATGTATAAATTTTTAAATCCGCCAAGACTATCACCCAAATTATCTGCTTTTTGCAACGGAGTGATCGAACCATTTAAACTGACTATATTTTTCTTGTCTTCTATCGGAAGAATTTCAAAATATCGCCAATAAGTTAAATCTGAACGACTTTCAAATGTATTCTTAGTAATGGTAGTATCTATTTTATAATGGACATCTAACGGTCCAAAGCAATCCTCACAGATATATAAAAATCTTGGGGAATACTCTTTATTGCATTCTCTACATTTTAGTGCACTTATAATTCCCATTATTTCTGAATACAGAAGAACAATATGATAGATAAATCTCTCTAAATAATATTTAGTATTACTTAACTATTAGGAATCAATCAGCCTAATTCATTATGAAAACATGAACGATTTCCTGTATGGCAGACTGGTTTCATAGAATTAACCAGATATAATAATGCATCAGAATCACAATCAACCAATATTTTTTCTACTGGTTGAATATTCCCCGATTCTTCGCCTTTCATCCACAATCTATTATGAGAAGTACTCCAAAAATGGGCGTTTCCAGTTTCAACGGTTTTGGTTAAGGCGTACTTATTTGCATATCCAAGCATCAAAATATCTTTAGTTCTTATATCTTGAACCACTACAGGTATGATTCCATTTCGTTTTTCAAAATCGATTTTATCAATGGATTTTAACAACCTGAAATATTGGATCAAAAAGGTATAAGAATTTTCTATCGTCCTAAAATTTACCCCTAAATCTTTGGGGTATTTTTATTAAATAGTATGAGATACTCATTACAATAAAGACATAATTGTTAATGAATAATTGGAATAAACCTAGTGACGAGAAAACTCTGCATATAGGATTTGATGATACTGATTCAATAAATGGAAGATGTACTACCCATCTATCTTATTTAATATCAAACATGTTAATAAGAAAATTTCAGGTAGAATTTGTTGATTTTCCACTCTTAATAAGACTAAATCCCAATGTTCCTCTTAAAACTAGAGGAAATGGTGCAGTTTGTTTAAGGATAAGAGGAAGAAATTATGAAAAAATCAAAGAGGAGATCACTCATACCATAGAGAACTACTCCGAATTAGAAAACGGAGCCAATCCAGGTTTGGTTTTTTATGAAGGGAATGGCATTGGCAAAGACTTGACATCGTTTAGTGAAAGTGCTATGGATACCATATTAAGTAAACAACTAGCCATAAAAATAGCTATTAAGAATAATATGCAATTCAGTATTTTTGGAAAAGGATATGGAATTGTAGGTGCACTAGCAGCAATAGGGTGTCTTTTAGAGTCGGATCACACATTTGAAACAATTGCATACAGAAGCAAAGAAAATATTGGAACTAACAGAAAAACGGATGACTTTAAAGTAAAAAAATTAAGCGAGGAATCATATCCATATACCTACAATAATTTCGACATTAAAAATAATAGAATACTTATTACTCCTCGTGGTCCTGACCCAGTGTTTTGCGGTATTAGAGGAGAAGACCCCTTAATAACCACATTATTTCTAAAAAACTTGTGTATCGAAGAAGAATTAGACGGCTATATGATATTCAGATCCAATCAAGGAACGAATTTACATCTAGTCAAAGAGAAGAGTGGAACTAACATTAAACCATATACCGCAGGACGTATAACTTGTCAGGTTGCATCTAAACCATCCGTAATTAATGGTGGACATGTAATATTCAAAATAAAGGACGGGTTTGGTGGTATGTTACCCGTTGCGGTTTACCAACCTACAGGTCTGACAAAGATTGCAAGTATGTTAGTAATTGGAGATAGGATCGAGGTAGGATATGGTGCACATCTAAAATCAAATAATCAATTTACCCTCAACTTAGAATACCTCATAATCAAAGAATTAGCAAGAGTATATAACATTAGAAATCCCGCTTGCGAGAAGTGCTTTAAGAATATGAAATCAGAGGGAAAGAATAAAGGATATCAATGTCACATTTGTAAAACAAGAATTAGAAATAGTGGAAAAATAAAGACGGAAAAAGATAGAAAACTGAAGTCTGGTCTATATATTCCGGAACCTATTGCGCATCGACATCTTACCAAACCATCATCCAGATATGGTATGGAAAAGCGATTTAATAGTATGGAAATAAGTTATCTGTTAAGAAGTATAAAGTGGATAAAAGATAGCGGGGGGTTGATTTGAACTTACGGCTGGCTTTATAAGCACAGAAACCGCTCTGCGGGTTATGAGCCCGCCGGGATAACCTAGCCCCTAAAAAGGTCTGGCTTCCCCACCCCGCTAAATAATATTGGTAATATAAGGAGTATATATACGGTATAGATGAATGGATTGGATCGAGACCAAGCAAAAGGCAAAGAGATTCATTTCCGGTCTTTTTATTTGCAGGATTATGTCTTGTTAGTTTATGATAAGCGGATCAAAATATTTGATATTTGTGTATTCTTCTAATTACAACATACAAAATTTTGAATAAATAATACACAGTTAAGACGGTTAAAGTGTACTACAGACTAAATGTCGTGTTGCTCTTCTGAAAGATCTATTTGATAAGATTTCATAATAAATTAATTGGTTTATCATTGTAACTTTTTCATCTTTCATGGCCAATTAATCACTACTACATCTGTTAAAGAGTAAATGATCATCTTTAAGTCGAACATTAAGTTTTAGGTAATGAAAAAGACTGGATAAGAATAAAAAAAGAACTTAAGTTTCTAATGCGGGAGATGGGATTTGAACCCACGGACCCCTAAGAGATGAGGTTTCTCAATTGTCCTGGTTTCTGAGCATCGTGTTTCAACATCTCACGCCTTTGACCAGGCTTGGCAACTCCCGCATAAAATATTTTTAAAAACCCCAACATATATTCTAATAAAAAATGAAAAGATTATTCCATATCAGCTCCACCAACAAGATTTACGAAAATATCATCTAATGTGATCGGAGATACAGAAAATGACAAATTATTACGAACCAAAATATCAGATATTTCCCTTAGATTATGCTCAAAAGTAAATAATCTTATAGAGTCAGAACTCATGCTAATTGTTTTCCCAAAAGAATTAATGAAGTTTTTTAAATCATAAACATTATAATCCTTTGATATGTTGATGTCAATTCTTATTTGATAATTTAGAGTATTTCTTAAATCGTTCATGTTGCCTTTAGAAACGACTCTACCTTCATCAATAATGAATATAGAATCAGACAACATTTCGGCTTCATCCATATAATGAGTAGTTAATACAATGGTTATTCCCTTATTTTTCCAATCTTTTATAATAGACCACACCTGTCGTCGTGATACTGGATCTAAACCTATAGTAGGTTCATCCAAAAACAGCAAAGGTGATTCAGTTGCCATGGCCATCCCAACCAATATTTTCTGTTTCATTCCTCCCGATAGATTCAATGCAGGAATATCTTTTGCAGAAAAAAGATCAAGTCTTTGTAATATGTCAGAGGTTTTCTGCGATGCGAACTCTTTCTTTTCGCCTCGTATCCTCAACCAATTATAAATATGATCCCACGGAGTTAATGCGCGTAAAGGTCTCCCTTCCTGTGGAACTATAGAAATTTTTTGGCGTATTTTTTCTGGAGACTTGAGTATATCGTCACCGAATACTAACACCTTTCCTGATGTGGGTAACAATTGAGTAGAACAAATACGTATAAAGGTAGTTTTTCCGGCACCATTTCTTCCCAATAACGTAGATATCTTTCCTTCTTCGATTTGTAAAGAGATATCATTTAATGCCTTTTTATTGGAATTTTTGTATATTTTACTTACATTAAAAGATTCTATTGCTACCATATAGTATTGATCTAAATTTGTACGAAAAATAGTTTTTATAGTTCATTTTTTTTTGAATTCCTTTGACAAATCTTTTAATAGATTTTTTTGAGTATCATTAATCTTATCAGGCAATTTTACTTCGATTTTTACGTATTGGCTCCCTCTTCCAAATTTTCCATATCTTGGCAAACCTTTTCCTTTGATTTTAAAAACAGCATTAGCTTTGGTACAAGCAGGAATTTTCAATTTTTCAGTTCCATCTATGGTTGGAACCCTTGTTTCCGTTCCTAATATCAAGTCAATGAATGAAACATCGTAATTATACATCAAATCGCCATCATCAAGTACTTTAAAAAGTTGATGCGGGAGTACATGTACGCGTACCAATAAATCGCCATTCATTCCACCCTGAACACTTTCTCCTTTTCCAGCAATTCTTAGTGTTACTTCATCCTCAACACCAGAAGGTATATCGATCTTTAGGTTATTGGTTTTTCTAACTTTACCATTACCATGACAAGTATTACAAGGCTTTTCTAGTATTTTACCTTCTCCGTGGCAGGTATTACAGGTGTCTAACGAAATAAAGGTGGAAAATTGATTTTGGTTATAGACTCTGCGGGTTTGACCTTGGCCGTTACATGTCGGACAAATTTTTGGTGAAGTTCCTGGGGAAGCACCTGTCCCGGAACAAACCGAACAGTCTTCGATTGTTGGAATTTGTATCTCTTCCTTCTTACCTTTAACTACGTCCTCTAAAGTCATGTTTACGTCATATAGTAAATCTCTGCCTCTTCTTCTTCTGTTTGAGGTTCTGGAATTGAAGCTAAAGGGATCATTGTTAAAGCCGCCGCCGCCGCCCATTCTACCAAAAATCTGTTCAAAAATGTCGCCTACATTACCAAAGCCAATATCTTTAAAAATTTCTGCGAAATTGTCTTCAGATCCCCTAAATACTTCCTCATTACCCACATGACCATATGTATCATATCGTTTACGTTTGTCTTGATCGGATAGTACAGCATATGCTTCAGAAATTTCTTTGAATTTTTCTTCTGCTTCAGGCGATTTATTACGATCGGGGTGATATTTTAACGCAAGTTTTCTATATACAGATTTTAACTCATCCTTAGTAACAGTTTTTTGAACTCCAAGTACATCATAATAATCTCTTTTACTCATAACAAATCACAAAAATAATTAAGTGTGGAATTATTCTCTTAATCAAGTATTATTTGATTTATTGGCGGCGTCTTCCGCACCGGACTTAGGATCGTTGTTTTCAGGATTTTGATTAAAAGTACTATCACTTGGAGGGGGAGTATCGGACCCCACATCCCCTGGGCTTGAAGCGTTAGCAGCATTTTGTTGAACGGCCTGATATGCAGCTGTACTTATTTCAGCTAATGCGTTCTTTAGGTCGGTTATTTTTGTTTTTATGGCGTCCACATTATTGGCTGTTATCGATTCTTTTAATTCTTGGATTGATTTATTTACTTTATCCTTTTGCTCTGGAGTTACTTTGTCTTTTAAGTCTTGATTAATCAATTTTTCTGCGGAATATAGTAGATTGTCTGATTCATTCTTTAATTCTGCTTCTTCTCGTTTCTTTTTATCTACTTCAGCAAATGCATCCGAATCTTTCTTTAATTTTTCGATTTCTTCTTTAGATAATTTAGAGCTGGCCGATATAGTAATCTTTGATTCTTTGGATGTAGCAAGATCTTTGGCGGTCACGTTCAAAATTCCGTTGGTATCGATATCAAATGTAACTTCTATTTGTGGAACACTTCTAGGAGCAGGCGGTATACCCGACAAATTAAACATACCTAGTGAAACACAATCAGAAGCCATAGTTCTCTCACCCTGGACTACATGGATGGTTACTGCGGTCTGATAATCTGCAGCGGTAGTGAATACTTTACTCTTTTTGGTAGGAATAGTAGTATTTCGTTCAATTAGAGTTTCTTTAAGTCCCCCCATAACCTCCACACCAAGAGTCAAAGGAGTAACGTCAACCAACAAAATATCAGTAGATACTTCACCTGAAATTATTGCGCCTTGAATTGCAGCTCCCAACGCAACTGCTTCCATTGGATCAACTCCACGTTCAGGTTCTTTGTTCATGACAGATTTTACAAATTCTTTTACTATTGGCATTCGAGTAGGGCCCCCAACCAAAACTATTTTTTCGATATCTGCAGCTGACACTTTTGCATCCTTGATAGATTGTAGCATTGGATTTCTACATCGTTCTACTACTGGGCGTAATAATTCCTCCAATTTTGCTCTATTCAAAGGAATAGCAAAGTTCTTTGGACCAGTAGATTGATCGTATGCCAAAAATGGTAGGTTTATTTCCGTGGTGACTATGTTTGATAGTTCGATTTTTGCCTTTTCTGCAGCTTCTCTAATTCTCATCATCGCTGCTTTATCATTTTTGATGTCTATTCCAGATTGGTTTTTAAATTCATTTACAAGATAATCGATCAAAATATTATCCATATCTGTACCACCCAGTTGAGTATCACCTGAAGTACTCTTGACCTCAAATACACCACCGCCCATTTCCATAATGGTAACATCTAAGGTCCCTCCTCCAAAATCAAAGACCATAATTTTGAGATCACTGTGGACTTTATCTAATCCAAATGCTAGCGAAGCAGCGGTGGGTTCATTAATTATTCTTACTACTTCTAGTCCGG from Candidatus Nitrosocosmicus arcticus includes these protein-coding regions:
- a CDS encoding tRNA(Ile)(2)-agmatinylcytidine synthase — its product is MNNWNKPSDEKTLHIGFDDTDSINGRCTTHLSYLISNMLIRKFQVEFVDFPLLIRLNPNVPLKTRGNGAVCLRIRGRNYEKIKEEITHTIENYSELENGANPGLVFYEGNGIGKDLTSFSESAMDTILSKQLAIKIAIKNNMQFSIFGKGYGIVGALAAIGCLLESDHTFETIAYRSKENIGTNRKTDDFKVKKLSEESYPYTYNNFDIKNNRILITPRGPDPVFCGIRGEDPLITTLFLKNLCIEEELDGYMIFRSNQGTNLHLVKEKSGTNIKPYTAGRITCQVASKPSVINGGHVIFKIKDGFGGMLPVAVYQPTGLTKIASMLVIGDRIEVGYGAHLKSNNQFTLNLEYLIIKELARVYNIRNPACEKCFKNMKSEGKNKGYQCHICKTRIRNSGKIKTEKDRKLKSGLYIPEPIAHRHLTKPSSRYGMEKRFNSMEISYLLRSIKWIKDSGGLI
- a CDS encoding ABC transporter ATP-binding protein; its protein translation is MVAIESFNVSKIYKNSNKKALNDISLQIEEGKISTLLGRNGAGKTTFIRICSTQLLPTSGKVLVFGDDILKSPEKIRQKISIVPQEGRPLRALTPWDHIYNWLRIRGEKKEFASQKTSDILQRLDLFSAKDIPALNLSGGMKQKILVGMAMATESPLLFLDEPTIGLDPVSRRQVWSIIKDWKNKGITIVLTTHYMDEAEMLSDSIFIIDEGRVVSKGNMNDLRNTLNYQIRIDINISKDYNVYDLKNFINSFGKTISMSSDSIRLFTFEHNLREISDILVRNNLSFSVSPITLDDIFVNLVGGADME
- the thrC gene encoding threonine synthase, which gives rise to MGIISALKCRECNKEYSPRFLYICEDCFGPLDVHYKIDTTITKNTFESRSDLTYWRYFEILPIEDKKNIVSLNGSITPLQKADNLGDSLGGFKNLYIKNDSVNPTFSFKDRPAGVAVSKAKEMNLSAVGCASTGNLASATAAHAAKANLPCYIFAPSDIEDVKIVQALSYGGKFVAVDGTYDDANRIASVIGDSNGYGIVNINMRPYYVEGSKTLAFEVLEQLNWTVPDVLVIPVGSGAMLNAICKGFEEIMNLGLISDISNLRIIAAQPNGCAPIVDAYKNRSNEIIPVEKPKTVAKSLAIGDPGDGLYVLKRLRQFNGIGEKVTDSEIKNAILLLAKSEGIFTEPAGGVAVGVLKKLIEENKIDKDENIVCYVTGNGLKATESIADLLPTPSSVKPDIRLVSAMMH
- the hisI gene encoding phosphoribosyl-AMP cyclohydrolase, with the translated sequence MLKSIDKIDFEKRNGIIPVVVQDIRTKDILMLGYANKYALTKTVETGNAHFWSTSHNRLWMKGEESGNIQPVEKILVDCDSDALLYLVNSMKPVCHTGNRSCFHNELG
- the dnaJ gene encoding molecular chaperone DnaJ, with product MSKRDYYDVLGVQKTVTKDELKSVYRKLALKYHPDRNKSPEAEEKFKEISEAYAVLSDQDKRKRYDTYGHVGNEEVFRGSEDNFAEIFKDIGFGNVGDIFEQIFGRMGGGGGFNNDPFSFNSRTSNRRRRGRDLLYDVNMTLEDVVKGKKEEIQIPTIEDCSVCSGTGASPGTSPKICPTCNGQGQTRRVYNQNQFSTFISLDTCNTCHGEGKILEKPCNTCHGNGKVRKTNNLKIDIPSGVEDEVTLRIAGKGESVQGGMNGDLLVRVHVLPHQLFKVLDDGDLMYNYDVSFIDLILGTETRVPTIDGTEKLKIPACTKANAVFKIKGKGLPRYGKFGRGSQYVKIEVKLPDKINDTQKNLLKDLSKEFKKK
- a CDS encoding ThiF family adenylyltransferase, which translates into the protein MTTIEFVVPSVLNKGAGEKKMSIDASTLDEAFNIVSGIMGDDFKRRVIDINGKPKALINIYINGKNMRFNNAGMGSVLKEGDSIYILPAVAGGAEITNQDMLRYSRQIMLEEIGYIGMEKLKDTKICVVGAGGIGNPVLAQLVGMGIGEIRIVDRDVIEISNLHRQHLYTDADIGKVKVEAALERLQKMNPSVKIEAIPISVTKFTAEKIIKGYDIVIDALDSIDARYALNDACLRLGIPFIYAGALGMVGSVCTILPHQSACLRCIFPELSEDEMPTCSTEGVHPSILYLVSGIQVSEAVKIAIGQQPSLVNKLLYVDLNDLVFDKIQMNRHDECPSCGLHVEQKDIKIPSIMVEELCGRDRGKRTYTVTPAQITNEVDLSNILKIAESNGYILKSKGNLGVTVSFQNQLLISFLTSGAATIVGAKSEEEALSIYSTFTEELKPIS
- the dnaK gene encoding molecular chaperone DnaK: MGKIIGIDLGTSNSAAAALIGGKPVIIQAAEGASIGGKSFPSVVAFSQDGQLLVGEPARRQMLSNPEGTVIAAKRKMGTDYKFRVFGKEYTPQQISAFILQKIKKDAEAFLGDTVDKAVITVPAYFNDNQRQATKDAGEIAGLEVVRIINEPTAASLAFGLDKVHSDLKIMVFDFGGGTLDVTIMEMGGGVFEVKSTSGDTQLGGTDMDNILIDYLVNEFKNQSGIDIKNDKAAMMRIREAAEKAKIELSNIVTTEINLPFLAYDQSTGPKNFAIPLNRAKLEELLRPVVERCRNPMLQSIKDAKVSAADIEKIVLVGGPTRMPIVKEFVKSVMNKEPERGVDPMEAVALGAAIQGAIISGEVSTDILLVDVTPLTLGVEVMGGLKETLIERNTTIPTKKSKVFTTAADYQTAVTIHVVQGERTMASDCVSLGMFNLSGIPPAPRSVPQIEVTFDIDTNGILNVTAKDLATSKESKITISASSKLSKEEIEKLKKDSDAFAEVDKKKREEAELKNESDNLLYSAEKLINQDLKDKVTPEQKDKVNKSIQELKESITANNVDAIKTKITDLKNALAEISTAAYQAVQQNAANASSPGDVGSDTPPPSDSTFNQNPENNDPKSGAEDAANKSNNT